One Carettochelys insculpta isolate YL-2023 chromosome 1, ASM3395843v1, whole genome shotgun sequence genomic window, ATTATCGGAACCTGCAGAGgaagtgaaggaagctcttggcATTAAGCAGCTGCAAAATGATGTCCCCCAGTGAAAGCTTCCTTCTCCCAAGACCTACAGGTTTACTTATTTTGTATTAAATCAGGACCACATATGAACCTTCCAAGACATCCAAAAAACTCCTTAATACTATAACTTGATTTTCTGGTTACTCATATAGAAACATCCAATCCCTCCTTGAATCCCCGTAAGCTCTTGGCCTCACTGAGGCTGTGAGTTCCCCAGTCTACTCGAACACTGCACGGTTTTACAACTCTGACCTTCCCCGACACACAATATCTGGAGACCCATTTCTGAGCATGTCCCATTTTATAATGCTGGGGGAAGTGAATGGGGAAAATAGTCATTATTTATCCATCcttcactggagctatttatGAAGGAATTTCATTGCCACATTATATATATACCAAGGACCCCTCCTAGAGAAGCTGAAGTTCTTTGATGGTTAGCATTTACCAAACACAGAGAGTGTGATCGTCCTACAGGCTTCTCTTGATCCTCACAGGACCTGAATCCAGTCTCCACTGAAGTGTCTCTAGGGATCTGGCATGTTAACAAGCCGAGACCTTTACTTGAGCTGTGCAGGGAACGGGGTGGCATCAAAAAAAGATGAACAGTGCAAACACTGATTTTGCTCTAACATCCAGTTGAGTGCGCAAGTACTTAAACCATGTGCATGGAACAGGACATGACTGTAAATTGTATATAGCTACGATAACACTTCCCATTTCCACATATCAGCTCTtagtcctgagggaattctgcaagTACAACATAGCTTCAAATGCTATAATATCAGAATTCCCCTGGGACTAAGCTATACTTTTTACTGAAACACAGACCAGAGGTTCTGGTCCCTCAGGGCTTTTTGGAAATTTTTGCAGTTTCTGATCATGACTCTGAATGTAAGCTGTAGGAATGGTTTTACTTCAGTTACTAAGGGACAGTATCATACAACTGTTTGATGAACAGAGTTAATAGTAAAAACTGTTTGTAGTAGCATTTAGAGTACTTCTGAAATACTTTCTAAACCCAAACCTATTAATAAGTAAAGTAGCCAGTGCTCCTTCCTGTAGAGATTCCAAGAATTCTGCAACTTGCTTTCAATATGGATCCATAACATCCTTGTTACACTTCTAGTATTTCTATGAAGATGAAAAGTTTTGTCATTAACAGTTACTCATCTGGGGTTTAGTGCATGCATCAGCCCATTCCTTTCCCTGGGATCTTCTTTCAGAGACGCATTCTCAGGTCAGAGTGAAATGTTAGCAAGAGAACCTGTTCGTTAGCCGGAGACAGAATTTGGGGTTTTGCCTTCAAGTATTTTTAGATTATTACTAATAACTGTGAAGAACAAAGACAAAGATGCTGTGTGCTGCAGTTCTCGCAACCAGAAGGGGCTTTTTGTACAGTTAGACTGAGCAGGATGAACCTAAAAGTGTTACAGGTTATGGGACAGTGTAATATAtgagcataagaacataacatatgttcttatgttcttatacgtTATGAGACAGACCAGGATGAACTTAAAAGTGTTACAGGTTATGGGACAGTGTAATATATGAGCAGGCACTTGATGACTGCCTCAACTTCCTATTTCAAAGCAAGGTCAAGCAAATAATTGGGATGGGCAAGGATGGAGTGCCATATTTTTTTGTGTCTTGAATAATCTACTGGAGAGTACAGGTAAATGTAGGGGAAGGGTTCCTATGTCAGCTATCATTGCCTGCTGTCCTGCCCCAACACTAAGTCACCCCGAAAGCCCTGCTGAGTCCTCTACCACTGCACAGAACACCTGCAAATGGAAACATCTGGCAGCCTTTCCCCTTCACTTTGCATCTAAAAGATAGGTAAACCTGCCAACGTACCAGTTCCTGCTGGTAGGGGAGCCACTGATCCCAGGGAACTTCAAAAGGACAAGCAGTCATCAGTGAGGTTACATGGGCAGCCGTCAACATCTGCTCAGCTAGGGAGGCAACTGCCTTTATGAATCAAGTTGGCACATTCCCTTGGGGGCCACTTGGCCATCAGGGAATCTTAGCTTCTTGGCAAAGTACAGCAGCCAATGGCAAACTACAGAGGCTAAGTTACAGGGGATGTGATGATATTGCCCAACTGGTTGCATCGTTTTGATTAGTCACATGGTTGCCTTCAGAGCAGCTGAGTTCTAATGATGTTGCTGTGACATCCGTGATGCTgctgaaataaataataataataataataataataataataattattattattattattattattattattattattgttgttgttgttgttgttgttgttgttgttattaaacACATTTCTTCTCAGCAGCCAAACCCAGGGGACCCAGGGGATTTTTCCAGGAGAGGAGGTCTCTTCCTTTCTTCCTGAGGAATAAAAAGGGGGACCCAGGATCCAGGGATCCCAAAAGTTATGGGCAGAGCTCAGTGATCTGCTGGCAGCTGGGCCCACCCACCACCTCTGGGTGTGCTCTTCTTTCCTATGACTCTCTCTGGTTCTTTGGCGGCACAGGCTCTTCAGAGATGTGCCCGCAGCGGCTCTTACAACAGCcactgcctgcaggctctgctcaAAGGGGCTGCACAGAGTTGGGAAGAGTAGCTAGAGTACTAGAGATCACAGTAGCTCAGTCATGGATTGGTCAGGAGATTTTGTCCTTTCCCAGAATACATCCCTAAGTTAAATCAGTGCCACCTTCATTTATGTTAACCAAGAAAGGAGAtgaaacccccccgcccccattcctTTGGGGGATACACACAGATGCAGCTGTCAGATAAAAACTGATCCATTTTCCATGAAAACTCATTctaaaaaagggggaaaaggaaTCTTTTAATTTGggtcattttttttctgagggCAGTGAGAACTGTTGGGCAGCCCAGTTCTATTTGAAAACCATGAGCCTCTGTAACTCATTCTATAGGATCATACTCCCATGGGGCAGCACTCACCCAGACCCCCATCAGTCTCTCATTCAGTAGGGTTAAGGCATCTGCTGAGGTGCCTCTGTGAACTCTAAAACAGAGGGATCCCCTGGAAAGGCTTCTCAATCCATCAAGGACAACATGTAAGGACATAACTATGGCCCCAGTGGGCCAACCCAGTAGATCAACTTTCCCAGTgacctgtcttttgacagtgtcCTGTCatctgctcccagcttctggcagcaaGAGATTCACAGACACCCAGAACATGGAGTTGTGTCCCTGCCCTTCTGGGCTGGTAGTCATTGATGGAACTTTCCTTGAAATTTTGCAGGTTTGATCCCCAGATGAACTTCCATTTGTAAGGCTGGAAGATGTGGATTGTAGAAGGAGGGAACAAGCCTGAGACCTTAGGGGATAGtacgatctgcttttgtgtggctTAGAGCACTGAGGTAGCTTTGTTCAATACTTTGagcaatctcctctgatgatggTTGGCAATAGACAGTGCTGAGTCAGGTAGTGTCACCGACAAAGCAATGTAAGAttggccaggccagctggggtATTCAGGGACCCAGTGGTTCCACAAGCTCACAGACTGCATGCTGGGGTGAACTGAGAGCCTGTCACAGTGGCATGGGTTGTCAGCGATCTCCATGGCGTCCAGGCAGATTATGAATTAACCGTGGAAGCTGATGAGTACTCTCTGTGCTTCCCAACATTGATTGTGCTTTTTTTGACTGAAGCTTCACACtgaatggatattttcagagaactatctgtaatgactccaagatctcttctaGAGTAGTGACAGCCAATTTGGAGCCATGAATTTGCAGGGGTAGTTGGGattctgtttttttcccatgTGAATTGCCCCGCCATTCTCAACACTGAATTCCATCATCACCATCTCTgagttttgtgagattcctttgCAGCTCTTCACAGCCCAGCTCTTCACTCCCCACCCTACACTCCTGCTACGCTTGGAGTACGCCCAGTTGGGCTGCGGAGGCGTGTCTTGTTTTGTCCATGGAAAGGCATTCATCCTCCTCATAGGCTGAAGGGTGAGTCCACCCCCATCATCATCCTGAAGATAACTTCCCAAAGGTGCTGAGACTGCTACCCAAGCTCGTCTGAAGTAACTTGCACACTCACCTGGATAGTAGTGTAAAGTGTGTGTTCTATTGCCCATATTTGACACCAAACCCTCTCCCAGTCAGTGGAACTGTTTGTCTTAGGTGATATCTTGCCAAATAACTAGAGACCCTGGCATGCGGGGGATGATGCAGGTCCCGTGAGGAGGCAGAGTGAGCTGTAGGATGCCTAAACTCTCTGTATTCAGTTCATCTTGGCCAGGAAAATTACTTCAGcttctcaggattttttttttctggcaggatTTTGTGTGTTAGTGTGTGTCACCAGGAGCACCGTGTAAAGGAATGTTCACAGAGCTTGGGTAATCCGTCAACAGCTGTTCTGCAGTTACCGTCCCGGCTTTTTCTGTACGCTCTGACTAACTGTGCCATCCAAGAGGGCTCCACCAGCTGTGGCCAGGGGCAATTCAAGGGGCACAGACACCCACCCTTCTCCTATGCCCTCAGCCAGATACTTGTGACTAGGTTGTGTCAGAGACATGGTTATTACAGAAGCCCTCAAGAGAGGACATTCATTCAGCTCCTTCCCTTTTGATGACTCAGCAGAGCACACACCTGCCGAGCCCACCTCCCACCGAGGCAGGgcacagctgtgtgtgtgagtgaggttCTAacccacaggaaacctggcaagAGACTCAGGCGCTGAGTCGTTCCCCACTCTCCCCTCtgtctctgctgccctgccagtACAAATGGGGATTATGGTCCTCAGCTGTCCCATATGTCTGGCCAGTTTccgtgccagcccagcccattcaGGCCAAAGTCGGGGACAGGCAGGAGCTCCATTAACTGTGTGACATGTGTttgaacaaagtctggacaccgtatATGGAGCAAGAAGGAGGGTTtgttacacacagcgctggtgaaGTGTCACTTCACTTATTAGGCTCGGTGATCACCGttagacaataggttacaatcgATAATAAAGATTATTGATGCGCGGGGGGGAAACTATGGCTTGGGTgtcacccaagcctggataggacCTAGGAGCAAGACGaaggggttcatcctgcttgaagcagggggctggactagatgacctgctgaggtcccttccagccctatgattctgtgattctgtgaaatgagcacaataaaccaataatctaaaaagggtTACATAGTGCCCATAACTTCCAGAACACCTTGtttctagtacaggtggtttccttaCCAAGTTATtcaaacaaagcagacatgcaatagcatctatgtgtctaattggatggcTGACGCGTCTGCAAGAGTAATGATGGAGCCTTCACATGGGCACATACAGGGGTGCTTATCTTGAAGAtaaaagcaaaagagacagtaacagcatagaacaaAGACACATTTGTTTTTTGTACTGgcctgggatggcagaggaggaaaCACCATCTCTCGGTTCTCATATACTGGGCCTCTCCTcagaatgtggttgctggggcaccTATCCAGCCCTGCAAACTCCAAGGCTCTGTCCAAGCTGGAATGACCTTCCTTGGGTCTTGTGAGTGAAAtagagggggtgggcaggggggtagctttccactcatgctaactgttttataggattataggcctactccagacattaggattcaaatagggggtctttagcacagcCCATGGCCTGCCTCAGAACTTTTTaacctgcacctggctcctgtaCCCTTCATCACCCTTCTCCAGACTGTGCTTAGAAGAGTccacctctggcctggccgggtgCCGAGGCTTTGGGGGAAGAGatgatggggttgggggaggcctCAGGGTAAAAGAAGAAGCAGGGGATGGAACAAGGTTAAACAAATGCTGATGTCAGGAAGCAGGACAGTGTGGGCCCTCGACCAAGCAgaaggatggggctggggaataGGAGACCTAATATTTTGGATAAGATTGAATTAATGTCATGCCACAAAGTGGGGCTATTGTTTTAATTATTCTGGAATGAGGGTAAGTCTTTTCAAGTGTGACCCATGTCCCTAATAGGGAGCTACCTCTTTTAGAGGCCCATAGTGGGGAGGTAGGTGTGAGGTGGGTCTGGGTGGGTCGATGTTGCTAGGCATCTTTAGCACTGTATATTGAATGGGGTGTGGTAGTTGGGCTCAGACCCCATAAGGGCGAGTGGTCgagccagctgcttcagagcgGCCATGTGTCCTTTGAGAGGTGAGAGAAGTGCTGCCCAGGGGCAGGCGGCAGGCAGCTTTTGCTATTTCAGAAACATCTTGCAGCAGGTTAGTGATGTTGTTAACCCTGTCGGAGAGAAACATGAGTGACATTAATTATAGCACAGGGGAAATGATTTCTTCTATGATGAATGTCATGCTTTGAATCTGGTTTGCATTTGTGCCAAACTGTTTCAGCTGAATTGCTCCAGCTACTATGATTTGCCAGCTTGTCCTTACATGAAGTAATTGGAAAAGAATCATGTATATTTTGCTGTTCTTGACTTtgtgttttcttgtttttattttttttttgctttggtaCCTAGATACTTCAGTGAGCGAAAGGAAAATCTATTAGCTGGTTGGTTAGTGTTGATCTTCAGTGCATGAGTTGGAGTAACCACCATCAGGTAGACTCAAATGTGATACTTCTGCATCTTAATGCAGGAGCTGTTAcaggctaaggctatgtctacattagactaagaaagtcaactgaagatacacaattctagctgtgccaATCACTTGGttaaaattgacatatctactTGTCTGGCTATACAGGGGGAGGTcactgggagagtttctcctgtcgacctcccttacttcacATATCTTATGAGGAGTACAACTGTGGCTCCTGAGAGGTCAAGTTCATGCATCATCATTAGCGTAGAAGTAGTCTGAGCTAAAAGTCAACTGGTTCTTAACTAAGGCTGTAGGGGTCGACCTATCTTTCTCTGTGTGCATGGTCTAAGCACCACTGTATGTGACggtgaaccacacccagcaggtgtcTGGGTTACACTTGGATTTCAACTAAAAATTCCTACAAGCGGGTGGAGGGCAAATGTTGATTTATACTCAACGGACAAGATAGACtgatattggaggggtagccgtattagtctggatctgtaacagcaacgaagggtcctgtggcaccttatagactaacagaaaagttttgagcatgagctttcgtgagcacagactcacttcatcagatgctggaagtatgtgtgtgtgtgtgtgtgtgtgtatatatatatatatatagactgAGTGATCAAAGGTGCTATCTGAGACTCAGATGAACTTAACCTGTGCTATTAGGAACTCTGTATTTCTTCTCACTGTGCTGTTGTGGTCAATGCGCTGTTCAGAATGACCTTCAAACTGCATACAGAGCAAAGAAAGTTAGTGTCTGGGGATTATAAAACAGCAATGTTGGGCTGTAACTATTAGATCATTTTTAGCTTCCTTATTATACAATGTCATAGTTATCTAAATAATTTCCTTAGCTCTCTTTGGGGATTGTATGTTGGGAGGTTGTCCCATTGCAATTCTTGCCGAAAGGCCTTACAGACTGAAGTTGGAGTCTGCAACTACTTTTCTTTGGGACCTGGGATCTTTTTAGGCACTGGAAAAAGTCAAGGAAGTAAATTTTAGTCCACCCAAAAGTTACACAAGCGCCTTAGCTCTTCAGGCACCCTGTGCCTCCTTCTATGTCAGGCTGCAAGAGCGCACTTTGACATGATACCTAGGAGCTTGGAAGTTGGCAGAGTGGGCTGTGCTCTTGGAAAATGTTGCCAAGGGGCAGAGATTTAAACACATACTCATCTCATAATTTGGGGGAGAAGTGCAATTCAAAATGTTGAATGGAACTTGGTGATACTGCACACCGAGCATAAAAGatctgaaaagaaattattaaaATGCAACATAACCATTATCAGCAATATTTTTAAACTACTTATGAAGTGCTAAGCCTGCAACAAATCAACAGGGACATGCTGTGATATATGACAGGGTTATTACCCACCGAAGTAGATGGGGCCAGTTACAGGAGTTTGATACACTGGCCTCTTCTCCGCTGCCTCAGTGGCATTTAGACCCACCTGTGGGCGGGGCTGACCTCTGTCTAGTTGTGACGGCTCCCACAACATAGCCCAGTCCTGCTAATCCCTGTGGACAATGGCCACACCAGCATAGACCTGAAGGTTACTGCCCTCCCCTCTAAGGTGATTGCAATGACTGCCTCTGAGCTTTGAATACTTAAAACAAGAGCCCCTGGATACGGGTCACACTAGGTCAGTCTTCTCCAAACACTGGCTCTGCTGCCTTCTAGAACCACTGCACTCCTTTGCCCAGAAGTCCCTGCCCCTGCTCGCTGGGACCATGGTAGTTTCACACTTGCCACTCCCTCAGACCTATCTTTTCCCTTCAGACCCTCCTTGAGACCCCATCTCTCTACACGAGACCCAGCCGCCTGCCTCTCCACTGTTCCCGAGCCTGTGCCCACCCGCAGCCAGGCCAAAACAGGGGTGTGGTAGGAATAATCCTGGGACATCAGGTCCCCATGGGGAGCCATAAAATTTCCACTTTCCCTTGGACCTGGAGGGTGAGGACAGAGCACCAGGGCTTCTCTTAACCCCTCCCAACCAACTCCTGACCTGGCCAGTGGGAGGGTCTGGAATATTTCACAGTGtccctggctccctggggagcTCTTACCAAGACATGGATCTGGCTTCTGGCCTGGACAGAGGGTGGAGCCTCATGCAGATAAAAGGAGTAGTGGGTGAGGTTTTGGGATGAGAGATGGGACAGATGGATggggctcaggggaagagaggagaagAGGGAGTGTCCTTATGGAGGAAGTCAAAGGAGGAGAGTTCCTATAGGGGAATAGGCTTCTGCCCATATCCTGCTTCCGTCTTTGGAAATGGTGGTCAAGCTACACTGAATAGACTGTGCTGGGACAAACTGTGTAGTATTTGGGCAGCTGCAGAACATTTCCAGCCCTTTCCCAGAAGCTGGGGAATTGCAAACAGAGCATGGGGGAAGGAATCTGGGCCCGAGCCTCTGGTCAGGCCTTTTGTGTGTCAGACATCACTCACATACGCAGAACAGCTCTGCCTTAGTGTGGAGAGGGTTAAGCAGATGTGCCATGTGCAGATCCATCAACAGGGAACCAAAGTGGGGGCTGTTGTCTGTAGTAAAAAGAGGGCCTATGATATAAGCCTGCTtatcacaggcctggtgtgaggcctagGGAACCCTGGACATGGCTTTGCTAATATAAAGTCAAGTGAACCTGTGAGCCAGAAGCAGGCCCTGCTTTCCGGTCTTAGCCAGAACAGGGCTGATGTGGCAGACACACTCATACCCAAACAGTGAGAGGTACAGGCCACAAACACATGCCAGAGGCACAGAAACAATACCTCATTAAGAGACACCTTGGTATCAGCACTCTCCCCACGGATAACAGGGACGTGCAGATGCATGCTCAGGATAGGGTCGAAGATAACATCATGATGGAGAAGGATGGCCTGGTCCACCGCCATCTACAAGGTGATAGTTACCTAACGTCAGAGGATGGCACCTGATAGGTCACTTGTTTGTTTCTATGTATAAACACATAACCTAAGTGAGTTGTCCTTGTCTGGTCTAGCGGGCAGTGAGAAGCCCATTggtgactgagctgagtccatagGCATGTTCTTACATGTTAACATCAATGCAGCCCTCTGATCTGGAGCACTGGGATCTGGGCTTCATTGGCAATAAGCCCGGCTTGGGCATCTTCACCTCTTATCTGACGTTGAAGTTCTTTGGAGGCCCTGTTGGCATCTACTGTGCTATGTATCAGTGCGGAGCCAGTACACCCTACAGAACACACACGGAAGGGTTATCTACATTGGACTGAGCTATGTCAGGACACCACACCGGTGACCTCTGGCAATACACGATTCCATCACAAGCAGCTGGCTGAGACCACAGAGCACAGGTGAATGTTGATGACCCTTGCACCCTCCCTGTGCCCAGTTAATCCAGCGGTCATGGATCATGGAGTATCCAGAGAGCTCAAGAAGAGACAATACTGTGACTGTAGAACCATGCTGAAGCTTTATTCATGGCCCCTGGATAATTAACCAGACTAGGTTTAGTGACAACCCTGGTAAAACTGGGAGAAACATCAACATCCCTTCCTTTAATAGACTGTATGAACAGGAGTTCTGAGGTTGGAGCAGCCACAGATATGACTCTTCATCGGCCAACACCTCATTGGGTACCTGGCTCTTCCCAAGAAGAATCACTTTGTAAATGCTGCAACCTGCCTTGGTGTCATTCTTTCATTTCACTGTCATCCCTCACCAACCCCTCCCCTCTATTCCAGGCCTTAAACTTCATGCTGACCTCTTTACAGAGTGGAGCTCATTAGCTATTGTTGTTGTGGATGTAAGGGTCCAGGAGCGAATAGCAGCCTGTGGCTGGTATTCATTGTCACCTGTgtcaccagcactgaagccatgtgATCAAGTCACCATTCACTTGAAGAGCAGCCTGATTATCCTCTCACGAAGTTGCTTGCTTTTCACACAGTACACAATTGGGTTCAGCAGGGGTGGGAACACCAGGGACATATACCCCAGGAGAATATGAATCAATGGAGATTCCTCTCCAAACCTGTGTATCACAGACAAACTGATGTCTGGGGTGTAGAAGAGCAGGACAGCACAGAGGTGGGAGACACAGGTATTCAGCGCCTTCAGGCACTCTCTGGGGGACATGACACTCAGCACGTTTTTGAGGATCATCGCATAAGAGAGGAAGATGAACACAAAGTCCAAGCCCATTGTCAAGAGGTGAGCAAACAAGCCATAGATGACACTGACTTTGATATCTGAACAAGCCATCTTCATGACGTCCTGGTGCAGgcagtaggaatgggagaggacaCTGGCCCGACAGTATTGGTAACGTGTCAGAAGAAGGGGCAGTGGGAGTATTGTGGCCAACCCTCTTAGTACACACACCAGCCCCATCTTGGGAATTCTAGGCAGGGTTAATACAGAAGTGTATCTTAGCG contains:
- the LOC142003011 gene encoding olfactory receptor 51G2-like — encoded protein: MSFVNDTKFNSVVFFLTGIPGLKDIYLWISVSFCVMYAISIVGNSVILFTVKTDPSLHEPMYIFLSMLAISDIGLSMATMPTILSIFLFNAREMSLSPCFTQLFFIHFLQCTESAILLLMAFDRFIAICNPLRYTSVLTLPRIPKMGLVCVLRGLATILPLPLLLTRYQYCRASVLSHSYCLHQDVMKMACSDIKVSVIYGLFAHLLTMGLDFVFIFLSYAMILKNVLSVMSPRECLKALNTCVSHLCAVLLFYTPDISLSVIHRFGEESPLIHILLGYMSLVFPPLLNPIVYCVKSKQLRERIIRLLFK